GTGTGAGGATTATGTATGAGAACTGCAAGTTTGTGGGCAAACTGCACACTTCATGGCACACCGTAGGTGGCTTTTACCATTACTGTACTGGTCTTGTTtctaaaacaaaggaaaaaaataaggatTTCCTAGTAGGAGCCATACTGATTGCATGGCATTCATTGCATCAAGAACATGATGTTTCCATGGACATTTAAGTATGCTAGTTACTTTGTTCTAAAGTTCCTTCTCTCAACAGCTCCAAGAGATAGAAAGGTCAGTATCTGTTTTGTAATGGATACATTCTGTTACGTAAGTTCTAAGAGTAGCCCTGCTCTAAATGATTCTCAACTTTATCTTTTACTTTGGGGAGCGGGAGGGTTTATACAAAGGCTGTTATCATTACACCAGAGCGAAGATCTGGCAAACACACAATCAACCTTTCAGAAATGGTGTAAGATTAAAGTTACTTTAAAGGTTTGTATAAAGGACTGTTACAACTTTTTCCTCTGATCAGCAGAAAGGGAGACTGGTGGAAACTTCAGTCATCTTTTGCAAGCAAAATGTAAGTCTTAGTAAGTTAGAATGGAGAAAGTGAGCATGCTATGCTGGTGTGGGAATAATGTTGAAAAGAAGTTATTGCTAGGGGTGCAATACACAGGGTATTTAGCTCATTTGCCACAGGCAGTCAGCCAAACCAGTAGTTTTCTGACCACACCCTTGGAATGGATTTTGGTTTACCAGGGCACTTAAACCGTATCTTGTGTTAGACATGGCATGCTGTCTCCCCAAACAGCATTATGACAAAGGTCCAAGTAACGTTGCTTCATAAAAATGAACTCTTCAGTGACCAGAAGAGGAACTGCGTGAAATGGCTAAAAGCCTACTGTTCCTAACCTTGCTGAAGAATATTctcacacattcttctcatgctCAGAATTATTAAAATGTAAGCTTCTGGTCAGATGCCAAGCAGAACTGGGAAACAGACTCCAGTGGTTTCTGATTACTACTTATGGTGAGGACCAGGAAActgcacacttcacacatcaaagCCAATAATATATCACATGCATTCTCATGGCATGGGCCAAGCACTTTAGCATTAACTGGAACGAATCAGTAAATACAGTATTAGCACggacccccaaaaaataaaaaatcgtcTGCTTTTACTAACGTCTTGATCAGACACAAACTAGAAAGGAAAATCATTACATAAATACCTTAGGGAACTGTTAACAGGTTTTACAACTCTGTACCTTCAATCAATCTGTTTCATTATAGCTGTAAAAGGTGGACACCCGCTCCCTGCACTGATGCTTTGGAGCAAAATCCATGCAACTTCACAAGCACGTTGAATATAAAAGATAAAGTAATGGCAAGATGGATAACTTTTTACTTTTATGAAACAAGTCTccaattattttgcttttgcagTGCAGGTGGCTATGCATTACATAGCTATCCCAATTTTGAATATACTGTCATTTTTTTCGTTTAAGATTAGAATGAAAGAGTCACAGGTAGAAAGGTCAGACCGTTCTCCTCCTTCAGACAATGCTGGAAATGGCATGCTTTGCCTGAAATGCTTTGTATGAAAAACAGCACACACAAGGGGaaaatgtttccattttaatTCCTTACCCCGCTACAATTGTCATTTCCTAGACCTGGGAACAAGCTTGAAACTGACTAATGCTCATGTCTTGCAATTACTCAAGGCTATCTGAAGCACTCCCATGTCAAGACAAAAGAATAATTTTTGCTGgccatgtttttatttgtttctctTTAAAACAGGGGTGCCAATGATACATAGTttcccaaaaacaaaaacaacaaaaacccagaaGGCAAAACAAACTGTCAGAAGACCGAGATGCTACATGCTACATTTAACCTAATTATACTCATGCTTGCTTTGGGGATGAGACAAAGGGCATCATTCAGTAAAAacatacagtaaaaacaaaatgtCTGGCCATATAGAACTTTCAACCTACAGTAATGTTGTACCTTAATTGCTTCCATGCACACAACTAACATTACAAAAATTGTTCTTAAAAAATTAACACAATTAAGACTTCTAGGAGCATTTTATaataaaacaattcctaatttctttGTAGAGAGAGATCAAGCACCTCCAAATTGCAAATTCCTATACACAGTGAGTCTTACTTGAAGTGAAATCTCTTTAAAAACTCATATGGATCACCTCAGAATAAGGGGATGTTATTTCATCTCTATTTCAGCTATGTAGGCAATAAACCACAGTGCTAACAAGAACTTTATCTGTAAAGCaagttcaattttttttttactttctatcATGACAGAAAATATAAtttgctaaaataaataaaacgctGCATATTAACATTTCCACTATAAAGAAGGCATACCAGAATATTTATAAATATTGAATGATTTCTCCATACCACCTACTACAATAATGCTGGCTAAATAGATGTGCATTATGAAAAGCACTATGGGTGGTTAATGTTTTGCCACATACTGCTGTTACCTTGAGGTAGATAACACATGCGTACCAaattctgcatttatttttcagTTGCTGCTGGTATCATGTGTCTAAGAAATGTGTACAGTATGAAAAATTCTAAAATACATATGAATGAAAATGTTTCAGGGAAAAATAGATATTTTCATGCAAATATGTATAGTCTCACTGTGTAATTTTCAAGGCAAGATTCTTATTTTTCCTCTGCAAAGCATGAACTGTTTAAACTGAAGAGTGTTTCTACTTGGTTTAGTgcattttcttcttgtttcctcctgcaATGTGCATTGTTTTGCTCTGTTCTTTACTTTTGTGTGCAAATGACatgccagtttttaaaaaaagaattgtcaTGTAAATAAAGTAATTCTGGATTGTAAAAACAATGGTAAACAGAAAACTAAGGAAATTCATACCAAAGTTAACATTATCTGATTTCAAGTAAAAAAATTACTTACAATAAAAAAGAACACACATTTCATGAATACAAAAAGAAATGTCTGCTGTTTAGTTTAGGTGTTTCAGAATGCTGCTGTATGTTTTGTGGGGAATCTGAGGAGATGATTTCATAGCAGACGGCGTTAGCGTGGCCTGTATGGATTTAAGTGGTGACCCAACGGGGCTGTGAAACTGAGGAATACCTATCGCTTCAAGGTGCTTGTTAAAGAGAAATTCCCCACTATTGCTTAAAAAgctcccctctctttctttctccccaagCTTCCCATCTTCTACTGGCTCAGTTTCTAGCATCTCAGCATCTTCCTTCTTGCTAAAAAACCTGTCCAGGTAACTGGTGTATGGATTCTCCTTCTCAATCTGCTCATCCTTTCTGACTTCACAACAAAACTGGTCTATGAGGAAACATTCCTCCCCACCATTTACGAGCTGCCCATCCCATGAATTTTGGTAAAGAGCTTCCAATTGGGCCAAGTTGGCCATTCCTTTCTCCTGCTTCTCCCTGCTTACTGACTTGGATATGCCTTTCGACTCTAGATGGGACACTGAGCTATTCAAGTCATTTAATTTGTCAATATCAGTTGACTCGTGCTGCAAACTAAGCTGAATAGTTCCTGCAATAAACGAATCAAAATCAAACCCTtgattcttctccttctccttttctgcaAGCTGCGAGGCTTCCTCAAGAGCTATCTGAGCTTTCACCAATCCATTCCTTTCACATTTTGACTTGCCTTTTTTATCTGACTTCTCTTTGCTCTGCTCCTTCCAGTTGGAAAGATCTATGATAAGCTTGGGCTCATAGTAATGGTTCACTTCACTCTCTCTCCAGACCAGATTATCTAGGTATGAAGAGGACCTCATTTTGTAATTACAAGTGTGGCTACATTCCAGATCACAGTACTTGTTTTCATGATGATCTGGATACTGCCAGCAAGGCTCAGTGGAAAAGTGGGTATCAAACGCTGGATCCTCTAGGTACTTTTCACGATCGCCATCCAAATATTTGCGAGGGTCTACTTGTACTTCTTCCTCATCAGTCCCATCAGAAAGAGCCTTTGGATCACGCTGAACTTCATCAGCTTCAAAATTGTTATGACTAGGCCAGTCATGGTCTGAAAATTGACTGTCATGATATCTGTAATATTAACGGCTTATGTTAGTAAATTGCAGGCATCCACTTGCTTACATAGTGCAGAAGAGTCAAGACAGATAACAGCTATGAAAACTATGAATAGCCACTCATTTTAGACTCAATGGTATGGCAAGTCAACTGGCAACTTTCCACACTCTTCAGAAAGCTTTAATTTTGAAGCTTTTCTCAGTGACAGCAGAACTCATTCCTTAGCATACAATTTGCGAAAGGACTGCATCTTCAATTAAGGTGATGTTAACATTTCAGTGTCCTATTTCAGTTGCAGATTTCTTAGCAGAGAGGAGAAGAGGAACCTTGACTCCTAACAATCATCtcaaaaaaattgttgttgttttttgttttaactgctgCATTTAgctttaacctgaaactgcaaCAGTTTGAGAACTGTTTCAAAATTACACATTTAGATAATGGTTCCAAATATGGGCTGGTGTCAACAATCAGAGTTATAAAGCGCAAACTCTTATGATAAGGAATTTGTGATGCTTCAGTGAGTACAATGTTAATTTTACTAAATGCTCACAGCAAGGTTTCCTCCCCATTGGGATATTCACATCTTGGTTATAAAATGGAAGTCAACCTATTTGGGGAAGTACATTAACAAAGATGCCACTATTCTGGAAAGTCACATTATTTTCCCAATACATATTTTGCATTGGAATGCACAAGATGCTGCTCATCATTCTGTTGCAAAACTAGCTACAGAACACCCAGTGCACATGGACTTTTATCCCCTTAGCTGGTCAGCTGAAGCTAATGGGGTAGGTGGTTTGGGACACCATGCAAATGGTAGCAATTAATTATAGTAATTAGAATGGAGAAAATTCTAATCTAAtttatgggggcggggggggggggaatgagaagaATTTACGCTCCAAGATCCTTTTCCTCCTCATCATAGAAATGCTTCTCCCACCTTAGAGCATTCCATCACTGTTAAAAGAAGAAACCAGCTGGTGTTTCAGGCACAGTTGCAACATGCAAACAGAATGATTTTGAAGCTGTTTACCTTTCCCAATTATAGATGTGGCTGTGACTTTCGTCCATGAGCAGAATATCGTCCACCTCGTCCTCAATGTGGAAAGGATGGCTTGAAATGGGCTCATCAGTTGGAAAGGAGTAAATACTCATATAAGGATGGGACAAAGCTTCTTCTGCTGTCAATCGATCCATGGGACTAAACGTCAGTATTTGTTCCAGGAAGTCCAGTGCTAAAGAGGGTAAAATGAATAgctggctgtttgtttgttttttagtcatTCTCTAGTAAGATAATGTATGAAATGCAAAAACAATGCTTACATTATTTGTGGACAAGTCTTAATTATTTCAATTTTCTGAGCACTAGAACCAAATATTTAGTAGCCAGAAAAAATGATTAGAGTGCCAGTACTATGCAGAAGCAAGgattttttttctcattttttgcTGCCTTTCCCTCATTGTGGAACCTCATTTGCTCCACTTCACTGCTTGTAGAAGACTATATGATTTGTACGATTGCAAAAAGAAAGCACTGTAGTGTTTTTAGCTCACTTCTACAAGCAGCAATGAATCTGATAGAGACAACAGAAATAAGTGGGGTGGGTGTAAATATGCCAGGCTTGTAAATACTGTAGCTACTTGCACCTGGTTCAGTATGAGAACAAAGAGTTACATCCTAGCAGCTACATAGGCAAACTTTATGAAGGACAGCTCTTTTGTCTCTTTTAGGGCACAAATCACTAGTACTTCCCCATGAGGGAACAGAAGAAAAGCTTCCTAAGACTATACAATTTTGTGGACTTGTTTGGACAAAATACATAGTGTCCGCAGTAACAGCCATCAACGGTTTCTCCTACCTACCacgattatatatattttttcccaaccAGCGCAATTCACTAGGGGACTAAGCTCTCAGCCTTGAACTGCCTGGTCTGATTCTCCACGGAATACTGAGTTTCTGTTTAACTCAGCAAATCAGACAGCTCAAGGGGAAAAATGATATTCCCACAGAACACAACCCTTTCCCAAGAGGACTCAGGAACTGGTATAATAGGACACGCACAAAAACAACTCAATCCACAATTCACCAGAGCTTGTCTTTCCCCCAATATGTGTGGAAGGCAGTGTTCATGGCATGCACTAACAGCCTGAAATGTAGATGCCGCTCTTGCCAAACCAGCTCTCTGATGAcaaaaagaagaggggggaggaaagaagaagCCAAATTACCTTCAGGGCTAATGCCTGGGAGGAGCTGAGTTAAAGGTTTGTGTGGCTCAGTCATATCATTTTTAATGTAAACTGGGATTACGCTAAGAAGTTCCTGACGATCTTCCTCGTGCACAACAGGAATTGATTCTAAAATCAGCTGCATCTGTTCAAGTTCATGGGCACCTAAATGTGAAGGCAAAAAGCACATCAGCCCTGTTCCAGACACCCATTTATTCATCAACACAGCTAAGAAATTCCTTATAATGCCATAACCGTTCTCTCTATGTACTAAATCCAGGCTTCAGGGGGAGAGTGTAGTTAGTTAGGTAGTCAAAGCAGCAGTACCCACACACATCACAGGCATAGAATACCAAGTATAGTAGTAGTACAACATacattgggggcgggggaggcttAAGTAGGTGGGCAAGATCCCCAGAAACAGCCCACTGGGGGCTGAACATGCTCAGTCGCCACAGAACTATAGCTGACTGACTTGGGGGCAAGAAGCAGTTGAACGCCTGGAATCCTGCACAGCAACACCCCAAACTGGAACATTTTGTCGCAGCCTCTACTCACAGGACTCTCATTTCCTACCCTTAGAAAGAGTTAATAGATGTTTCCCATGCAAACTCCAGAAAAAGCTATCAAAGTTACCTCTTCCTCCCATTAATTAGTTACAGACTCTAGTTGGCCATTAGGTTTAACTCTTGACTTAAAAACAGGTTCCTCTACCTTAGTGGTGAGTTATCATTTTCCAAATTAAAATGCCCCCAAAGCAAACAGAAACACCACCCTGTAATACCCCATTCCTTTCCAACATTTCCTTGTCAGTCATTAGTTCAAACAATACATGAAATCATGAAAAAGATCTGCATCATTTTCTGTACATTTCTCAATCTGTAGTATCAAACAGGTACCAACTAACCTATTGGTCATCTCGATATATACTTATTTGCTATTAAAATGTTCCAAGACGGTATTGCTATGGATTTCAAAACAGCTGTTAATATGTCACACCTCTAGGCACTAACATTCATGAATGGATTAAAAGCATTGGCCACTTTGATTCCAATA
The nucleotide sequence above comes from Podarcis raffonei isolate rPodRaf1 chromosome 14, rPodRaf1.pri, whole genome shotgun sequence. Encoded proteins:
- the MAPK6 gene encoding mitogen-activated protein kinase 6 — its product is MAEKFESLMNIHGFDVGSRYMDLKPLGCGGNGLVFSAVDNDCDKRVAVKKIVLTDPQSVKHALREIKIIRRLDHDNIVKVFEILGPNGSQLTDDVGSLTELNCVYIVQEYMETDLANLLEQGPLLEEHARLFMYQLLRGLKYIHSANVLHRDLKPANLFINTEDLVLKIGDFGLARIMDPHYSHKGHLSEGLVTKWYRSPRLLLSPNNYTKAIDMWAAGCIFAEMLTGKTLFAGAHELEQMQLILESIPVVHEEDRQELLSVIPVYIKNDMTEPHKPLTQLLPGISPEALDFLEQILTFSPMDRLTAEEALSHPYMSIYSFPTDEPISSHPFHIEDEVDDILLMDESHSHIYNWERYHDSQFSDHDWPSHNNFEADEVQRDPKALSDGTDEEEVQVDPRKYLDGDREKYLEDPAFDTHFSTEPCWQYPDHHENKYCDLECSHTCNYKMRSSSYLDNLVWRESEVNHYYEPKLIIDLSNWKEQSKEKSDKKGKSKCERNGLVKAQIALEEASQLAEKEKEKNQGFDFDSFIAGTIQLSLQHESTDIDKLNDLNSSVSHLESKGISKSVSREKQEKGMANLAQLEALYQNSWDGQLVNGGEECFLIDQFCCEVRKDEQIEKENPYTSYLDRFFSKKEDAEMLETEPVEDGKLGEKEREGSFLSNSGEFLFNKHLEAIGIPQFHSPVGSPLKSIQATLTPSAMKSSPQIPHKTYSSILKHLN